Sequence from the Alosa sapidissima isolate fAloSap1 chromosome 21, fAloSap1.pri, whole genome shotgun sequence genome:
AGagcattattttttttcctttcataGACACACTGTTAGCGTGAGCAAGCCTGTGGGCTTTGAAGATCTGAAGGCACCCTTTGCTTTGGGAATGCACACCTTTTTGTAACAGGGATTTTATGAATACATttatttagctgatgcttttgtccaaagctgTAATATAATGATGCAATGAATAGGCATTTCTGATCGGGGGACCAGGGAGTGTTAATGAATTCAAAGATCACTGTTGTTTATTGATACTTTTTGTTTCAGAGTCAGTGGTGATATGACTCCATTACAGTTACTGGACATGTCATTAGAAATTACAGCATATCAGACCAGCCATTATTATGGACGGCCTGACCTAGGCACCTCCCCCTCCTTGGGCCTTGGCAGGGGGTCATCAGTACACTGAACCCTGATGGCAAGCCTGCATCATATACGTACATTAtgtatgcatactgtatatagtgTTTCTTGTTCTTGAAATACAAAATAGCCTCCCTGAATGTGTTCAGGTTTGTGTCATCATGACATGATTGTTACTCCTTCCACATCCCTGCTAATGTGATGAATAAATACATGAATTACTCAACAGCACTCAACACTCATGACAGTCTAACTGTACCGCCATTAAAAATGTGCTCCCATCTCCTCCAGGTCCATCACCACCTCTTACTACCGTAACTCGGTGGGAGGCCTGCTGGTGTTCGACCTGACCAACCGCAAGACCTTCGAGCACGTGCGCGAGTGGCACCGCGAGGTCAGCGAGCACATCCTGCCCCATCACATGGTCTACATCCTGATCGGCCACAAGAGCGACCTGTCCAAGGAGCGCAAGGTGTCCCGCGCCGAGTCCGAGCAACTGGCCGCCGAGCTGGGCGTGCGTTACGTGGAAACGTCGGCCAAGTGCAACAGCAACGTGGACCGCGCCTTCGAGTTGCTGACGCGTGACATCTTCGAGCTCATGAAGATGGGGGAGATCTCCACGCGCGACGGCTGGGACGGGGTCAAGAGTGGCCTGACCGCCAAGGTGCTCTACCCGGCGGACGAGGATGACCTGGTgccgggggagagagagaagagctgcAACTGCTGACTCGTCTGagattttggttttgttttgttggtgGGTTGCTGCctctgcgtctctctctctcacacacacacacacacacacacatttttttttcctgtctgttgtgtgtcCACTTCACACTGCCCTGTACACTGCTTTTTGTGCCAATGCACGcccactcaaacatacacacgtacacacatacacacacacacacacacacacacacacacacacacacacacacacacacacatacatatatacagtcaTGCCATGCGTATGTCTGAGCTTGGGCTCTCTTGCACCAGTGGCCCTTGTCTCGTGACATCATCATACCTGACTTC
This genomic interval carries:
- the rab42a gene encoding ras-related protein Rab-42a; amino-acid sequence: MDTLWQYQFRIILLGDSTVGKSSLLKRFTDGIYSDVADPTVGVDFYARSLDIEPGVKIKLQLWDTAGQERFRSITTSYYRNSVGGLLVFDLTNRKTFEHVREWHREVSEHILPHHMVYILIGHKSDLSKERKVSRAESEQLAAELGVRYVETSAKCNSNVDRAFELLTRDIFELMKMGEISTRDGWDGVKSGLTAKVLYPADEDDLVPGEREKSCNC